A region of Nocardioides alkalitolerans DNA encodes the following proteins:
- a CDS encoding TetR family transcriptional regulator C-terminal domain-containing protein produces the protein MAGETATQEERSQAARRTLIAAAIDILAEEGYRRLTFTRIQEVAGLSRGLVAYHFGTKVALVEGVIAVIREQYHDQAQHDPSRTGYDEVRGMVRTYLDRFRADPRPAKVMLVLGTDSIGEPGPVTDAVRETYQSFRDDLARFLERGLADGSIRAGIDPGAHAIVIEAFLRGIVLQYLVDPTRVDLDAVTAAAYQTVDALAGPAGG, from the coding sequence GTGGCGGGCGAGACGGCGACGCAGGAGGAGCGCAGCCAGGCCGCGCGGCGCACGCTGATCGCTGCGGCGATCGACATCCTGGCGGAGGAGGGCTACCGCCGGCTGACGTTCACCCGCATCCAGGAGGTCGCCGGGCTCAGCCGCGGCCTGGTCGCGTACCACTTCGGCACCAAGGTGGCGCTCGTCGAGGGGGTCATCGCGGTGATCCGCGAGCAGTACCACGACCAGGCGCAGCACGACCCGTCCCGCACCGGGTACGACGAGGTGCGCGGGATGGTGCGGACCTACCTCGACCGCTTCCGGGCCGACCCGCGGCCCGCCAAGGTCATGCTGGTCCTCGGTACCGACTCCATCGGGGAGCCCGGGCCGGTGACGGACGCGGTGCGCGAGACCTACCAGTCGTTCCGGGACGACCTGGCGCGCTTCCTCGAGCGGGGGCTGGCCGACGGCAGCATCCGCGCCGGGATCGACCCCGGCGCCCACGCGATCGTCATCGAGGCCTTCCTGCGCGGCATCGTGCTGCAGTACCTCGTGGACCCGACACGGGTCGACCTCGACGCGGTCACCGCTGCGGCGTACCAGACCGTCGACGCGCTGGCCGGCCCGGCAGGGGGCTGA
- a CDS encoding PRC-barrel domain-containing protein: MLDETQAREALGTTAYTHDGEKLGKVGQVFLDDRTDRPAFVTVHTGLFGRRESFVPIADATLEDGRLTVPFTKDQVKGAPSIDLDEGHLDEAEEARLWQHYRRDDERDHGTGRGDHHDDHHGDHHDDHHDEPRQGDTAERPVLSGDPATAPYGSGAPVQVGRTEQVGRSRLRRFITTEYETRTVPVRKERVVIETDLADTDPEGPRAV; this comes from the coding sequence ATGCTCGACGAGACGCAGGCGCGTGAAGCGCTCGGCACCACCGCCTACACCCACGACGGCGAGAAGCTGGGGAAGGTGGGCCAGGTGTTCCTCGACGACCGCACCGACCGCCCGGCCTTCGTCACCGTGCACACCGGTCTGTTCGGCAGGAGGGAGTCCTTCGTGCCCATCGCCGACGCCACCCTGGAGGACGGGCGGCTCACCGTCCCGTTCACGAAGGACCAGGTCAAGGGCGCCCCCTCCATCGACCTCGACGAGGGGCACCTCGACGAGGCCGAGGAGGCGCGGCTGTGGCAGCACTACCGCCGCGACGACGAGCGCGATCACGGCACGGGCCGCGGCGACCACCACGACGACCACCACGGCGACCACCATGACGACCACCACGACGAGCCGCGCCAGGGCGACACCGCCGAGCGTCCCGTGCTCAGCGGCGACCCGGCGACCGCGCCGTACGGTTCGGGGGCACCTGTCCAGGTCGGACGGACAGAGCAGGTGGGCCGGTCGCGGCTGCGGCGCTTCATCACGACGGAGTACGAGACCCGCACCGTGCCCGTGCGCAAGGAGCGGGTGGTCATCGAGACCGACCTGGCCGACACCGATCCGGAGGGCCCGCGAGCGGTCTGA
- the pcaC gene encoding 4-carboxymuconolactone decarboxylase, producing MSVPDIRTVDLGGRGPVLLLGPSLGTTATALWETTAVGLTIDHRVLAWDLPGHGASPEPSEPFDLGELAAGVLTALDAALAPEGRSGERVLYAGVSVGGAVGLRLLLDAPERVAAAALLCSGARIGDGTGWHERAALVRASGTTGVVDGSRQRWFAPGFVDRDPARAGLLLDALAATGAVGYAQTCTALAAFDVRDRLAEISPPVLAIAGAADQVTPPADLATIADGVPDGRLLVLDDVAHLAPAEAPARVAAALVPFLRAHHGTTGTPTDRRGVPSSATVEEQRAAGMTVRRAVLGEAHVDRASAAATGFTEGFQDFITQYAWGGIWTRPGLARHARSLITLTALVARGHHEELAMHVRAAIGNGVTVDELEELFLQTAIYCGVPDANTAFRIAQRTLTEMGIDLG from the coding sequence GTGAGCGTTCCCGACATCCGCACCGTCGACCTCGGCGGCCGCGGACCCGTGCTGCTGCTCGGCCCCTCGCTGGGGACGACGGCGACCGCCTTGTGGGAGACGACGGCCGTGGGCCTCACGATCGACCACCGCGTCCTCGCCTGGGACCTGCCGGGCCACGGCGCCAGCCCCGAGCCGTCGGAGCCGTTCGACCTGGGCGAGCTGGCAGCGGGTGTGCTGACGGCGCTCGACGCGGCGCTCGCCCCCGAGGGGCGGAGCGGTGAGCGCGTGCTCTACGCGGGCGTGTCCGTCGGGGGCGCCGTCGGCCTCCGGCTCCTGCTCGACGCGCCCGAGCGAGTCGCCGCTGCCGCCCTGCTCTGCAGCGGCGCGCGGATCGGCGACGGCACGGGCTGGCACGAGCGGGCCGCCCTCGTGCGGGCGTCCGGCACGACGGGCGTCGTCGACGGGTCGCGGCAGCGCTGGTTCGCCCCGGGGTTCGTCGACCGGGACCCCGCACGGGCCGGGCTGCTGCTCGACGCGCTCGCGGCGACCGGCGCGGTCGGCTACGCGCAGACCTGCACCGCTCTCGCCGCCTTCGACGTGCGCGACCGCCTCGCCGAGATCTCCCCGCCGGTCCTGGCGATCGCCGGGGCCGCCGACCAGGTCACCCCGCCCGCCGACCTCGCGACGATCGCCGACGGGGTCCCCGACGGGCGGCTCTTGGTCCTCGACGACGTCGCCCACCTGGCGCCGGCCGAGGCCCCCGCTCGGGTGGCCGCCGCCCTGGTTCCGTTCCTCCGGGCGCACCACGGCACGACCGGCACTCCGACGGACCGGCGGGGGGTGCCGTCGTCGGCGACGGTCGAGGAGCAGCGCGCCGCCGGGATGACGGTGCGGCGGGCCGTGCTCGGGGAGGCGCACGTCGACCGGGCCTCCGCCGCGGCGACGGGGTTCACGGAGGGGTTCCAGGACTTCATCACGCAGTACGCGTGGGGCGGGATCTGGACCCGTCCCGGCCTCGCCCGGCACGCCCGGTCGCTCATCACCCTGACCGCGCTCGTCGCCCGCGGCCACCACGAGGAGCTGGCGATGCACGTGCGCGCCGCGATCGGCAACGGCGTCACCGTGGACGAGCTGGAGGAGCTCTTCCTGCAGACGGCGATCTACTGCGGCGTACCGGATGCCAACACCGCGTTCCGCATCGCGCAGAGGACCCTGACCGAGATGGGGATCGACCTCGGGTGA
- a CDS encoding lyase family protein, with protein MPDLFWPGDERAGDLLSDTRLLGSMVRVEQAWLDGLVTAGVAPASAAAELPAAAAADAVDLALGAEGGGNPVIGLVRLLRERLRAAGAVDAATWLHRGLTSQDVVDTALVLVLVEALDRVGADLRRSVDALAELVRAHAATVMVGRTLTQHAVPTTFGLKAAGWLQGILGAAEEVHRARALLPVQAGGAAGTLSALAELTSLAAGSSGTAVDPLAITDALADALGLARAVPWHTDRTPITRAGDALGLATQACGRIAADVLTLTRPEIAELGEPVDDDRGGSSTMPQKQNPVLSVLVRRAAITTPGLVATLHAAAALADDERPTGSWHAEWATLRDLGRRSVVAVDQTAELVAGLRVHADVMGERAAHAAATGGLLAERDAVRAVAGAAATEEPDPSTYLGAADGIVRRVVERVDRLRTETRRHP; from the coding sequence GTGCCCGACCTGTTCTGGCCCGGCGACGAGCGCGCCGGCGACCTCCTGAGCGACACCCGGCTGCTCGGGTCGATGGTGCGGGTCGAGCAGGCCTGGCTGGACGGCCTCGTGACGGCCGGGGTGGCGCCGGCCTCGGCGGCGGCGGAGCTCCCCGCGGCGGCCGCCGCCGACGCGGTCGACCTGGCGCTCGGCGCCGAGGGGGGCGGCAACCCGGTGATCGGGCTGGTCCGGTTGCTGCGCGAGCGTCTGCGCGCCGCCGGCGCGGTCGACGCGGCGACCTGGCTGCACCGCGGGCTGACCAGCCAGGACGTGGTCGACACCGCCCTGGTCCTGGTGCTGGTGGAAGCGCTCGACCGCGTCGGGGCCGATCTCCGTCGCTCCGTCGACGCGCTCGCCGAGCTGGTGCGCGCGCATGCCGCGACGGTGATGGTCGGGCGCACGCTCACCCAGCACGCGGTGCCCACGACGTTCGGCCTGAAGGCGGCCGGGTGGCTCCAGGGCATCCTCGGCGCCGCCGAGGAGGTGCATCGCGCCCGCGCCCTCCTGCCCGTGCAGGCCGGCGGCGCCGCGGGCACGTTGTCGGCCCTCGCCGAGCTGACGTCCCTCGCGGCCGGGAGCTCGGGCACGGCGGTCGACCCGCTCGCGATCACGGACGCCCTGGCCGATGCCCTCGGGCTCGCCCGCGCCGTCCCCTGGCACACCGACCGCACCCCGATAACCCGTGCCGGGGATGCACTGGGCCTCGCGACCCAGGCCTGCGGTCGGATCGCCGCCGACGTGCTCACCCTGACGCGGCCGGAGATCGCGGAGCTCGGCGAACCGGTCGACGACGACCGCGGCGGCTCCTCGACGATGCCCCAGAAGCAGAACCCGGTGCTGTCGGTGCTCGTGCGCCGTGCCGCGATCACCACGCCCGGGCTCGTCGCGACCCTGCACGCCGCCGCGGCGCTCGCCGACGACGAGCGGCCGACCGGGTCCTGGCACGCCGAGTGGGCCACCCTGCGTGACCTCGGGCGCCGCAGCGTCGTCGCCGTCGACCAGACCGCCGAGCTCGTGGCCGGGCTCCGGGTGCACGCCGACGTGATGGGGGAGCGGGCGGCGCACGCCGCGGCCACCGGGGGTCTCCTGGCCGAGCGCGACGCCGTGCGCGCGGTCGCCGGCGCCGCCGCGACCGAGGAGCCTGATCCGTCGACGTACCTCGGTGCGGCGGACGGGATCGTCCGGCGCGTCGTCGAGCGGGTCGACCGCCTCCGCACCGAGACCAGGAGACACCCGTGA
- the pcaG gene encoding protocatechuate 3,4-dioxygenase subunit alpha, which produces MTSAAHPTHPAAPTPGQTVGPFFHYALPYAGDRDLVPPGAPGAIRLHGRVTDGAGTPVPDALLEIWQADPSGAVPRAEGSLHRDGFTFTGFGRASTDRRGVYSFSTLAPGPTRPGAAPFFAVTVFARGQLDRLFTRAYLPAGSPGVDATALDTDRLLASLPAERRATLVATADEQGYVFDVRLQGDDETVFLAFDGRRRSAGRD; this is translated from the coding sequence ATGACCTCCGCCGCACACCCCACGCACCCCGCAGCACCGACGCCCGGCCAGACCGTCGGACCCTTCTTCCACTACGCGCTGCCGTATGCCGGTGACCGCGACCTCGTGCCCCCGGGGGCTCCGGGCGCGATCCGCCTGCACGGCCGCGTGACCGACGGCGCCGGTACGCCGGTGCCGGACGCGCTGCTGGAGATCTGGCAGGCCGACCCGAGCGGTGCGGTCCCGCGGGCCGAGGGCAGCCTGCACCGCGACGGCTTCACCTTCACCGGCTTCGGTCGTGCCTCGACGGACCGCCGCGGCGTCTACTCCTTCTCGACCCTCGCCCCGGGGCCGACCCGGCCGGGGGCGGCGCCGTTCTTCGCCGTGACGGTCTTCGCGCGCGGACAGCTCGACCGGCTCTTCACCCGGGCGTACCTCCCCGCCGGCTCGCCCGGCGTCGACGCAACGGCGCTGGACACCGACCGCCTCCTGGCCTCGCTGCCCGCCGAGCGGCGGGCGACGCTGGTCGCGACGGCCGACGAGCAGGGGTACGTCTTCGACGTGCGCCTGCAGGGCGACGACGAGACCGTCTTCCTCGCCTTCGACGGCCGTCGTCGGTCGGCCGGGAGGGACTGA